Proteins encoded within one genomic window of Hevea brasiliensis isolate MT/VB/25A 57/8 chromosome 8, ASM3005281v1, whole genome shotgun sequence:
- the LOC110659830 gene encoding uncharacterized protein LOC110659830 isoform X1, translating into MDMRPNPTVDNSQQHQYQYQRHAIAAPSKQPAAPTKPVDISSVSQRLQKELMSLIMSGEDLGVSAFPEGECIFTWCGKIEGGKGTVYEGLSYKLSLHFPLDYPFKPPKVKFETNCFHPNVDQYGKICLDILQSITLCLLGEVVFSLRLQNNPFIHSESIGRSVFYFSTCLSFVFDDFFIGPFSSCAEPNPDSPLNSYAAKLWNNKEDYKKMVHKQYYAG; encoded by the exons ATGGACATGAGGCCAAATCCCACGGTCGATAACTCGCAGCAGCATCAGTATCAGTATCAGCGCCATGCAATTGCTGCTCCATCGAAGCAGCCCGCTGCTCCTACTAAACCGGTCGATATCTCCTCCGTTTCTCAAAG GTTACAGAAGGAATTGATGTCTCTCATT ATGAGTGGAGAAGATCTAGGTGTGTCAGCATTTCCTGAAGGCGAGTGCATTTTCACATGGTGTGGCAAAATTGAGGGTGGAAAGGGAACTGTGTATGAGGGTTTATCATACAAGCTTTCTTTGCATTTTCCTCTGGACTATCCCTTTAAACCACCAAAAGTCAAATTTGAGACAAATTGCTTTCATCCAAACGTTGATCAGTATGGCAAAATATGCCTAGACATACTCCAG AGCATCACTTTATGTCTCTTAGGAGAAGTGGTCTTCAGCTTACGATTGCAGAACAATCCTTTTATCCATTCAGAGTCTATTGGGAGGTCTGTTTTCTATTTTTCTACATGTTTGAGCTTTgtttttgatgatttctttatcGGACCATTCAGTTCTTGTGCAGAACCTAATCCAGACAGTCCTCTCAACAGCTATGCTGCAAAATTATGGAATAATAAGGAAG ATTACAAGAAAATGGTCCACAAACAGTACTATGCTGGATAA
- the LOC110659830 gene encoding uncharacterized protein LOC110659830 isoform X4 yields MSGEDLGVSAFPEGECIFTWCGKIEGGKGTVYEGLSYKLSLHFPLDYPFKPPKVKFETNCFHPNVDQYGKICLDILQSITLCLLGEVVFSLRLQNNPFIHSESIGRSVFYFSTCLSFVFDDFFIGPFSSCAEPNPDSPLNSYAAKLWNNKEDYKKMVHKQYYAG; encoded by the exons ATGAGTGGAGAAGATCTAGGTGTGTCAGCATTTCCTGAAGGCGAGTGCATTTTCACATGGTGTGGCAAAATTGAGGGTGGAAAGGGAACTGTGTATGAGGGTTTATCATACAAGCTTTCTTTGCATTTTCCTCTGGACTATCCCTTTAAACCACCAAAAGTCAAATTTGAGACAAATTGCTTTCATCCAAACGTTGATCAGTATGGCAAAATATGCCTAGACATACTCCAG AGCATCACTTTATGTCTCTTAGGAGAAGTGGTCTTCAGCTTACGATTGCAGAACAATCCTTTTATCCATTCAGAGTCTATTGGGAGGTCTGTTTTCTATTTTTCTACATGTTTGAGCTTTgtttttgatgatttctttatcGGACCATTCAGTTCTTGTGCAGAACCTAATCCAGACAGTCCTCTCAACAGCTATGCTGCAAAATTATGGAATAATAAGGAAG ATTACAAGAAAATGGTCCACAAACAGTACTATGCTGGATAA
- the LOC110659829 gene encoding MLO-like protein 12, with product MSDTGKERSLGETPTWAVAVVCLVMIAISILIEHVFHLIEKWFKKMHKPALVEALEKIKAELMLMGFISLLLTVLQGPISEICISESTASTWHPCNKNQHKSKTGTDSKDNNRRLLQFLDTGASTRRYLAAKSGNKCDEGEVAFVSAYGIDQLHYFIFVLAVVHVLYCIITYILGKTKMRRWKSWENETKTIEYQYHNDPERFRFARDTSFGKRHLKLWSRSTVFIWILCFFRQFFGSVTKVDYLTLRHGFIMAHLAPGSETRFDFQKYINRSLEDDFKVVVGISPVLWVIACLMMLTSTNGWYAYLWLPFIPLVIILVVGAKLQVIITKMGLRFQERGDVVKGAPVVQPGDDLFWFGRPRLILFLIHLVLFQNAFQLALFAWSVWKIGSGSCYHDRKEDIAIKVTLGVIIQVLCSYVTLPLYALVTQMGSSIRPTIFNDRVAAALKNWHHDAKKHAKHSKHSESHTPMSSRPATPTYGMSPVHFLHNYRSSTAPDSLQNSPRNYNYDMDNWDPEALNSVHNELQTDESPEHIENPEVRYDNTEVEEPNSNSITQVRPAQREIGVSLREFTFKN from the exons ATGTCTGATACTGGAAAAGAACGTTCTCTGGGGGAGACGCCGACATGGGCTGTTGCTGTGGTCTGCCTTGTGATGATTGCTATTTCAATCTTGATTGAGCATGTGTTTCATTTGATAGAAAAG TGGTTTAAGAAGATGCATAAGCCAGCTCTTGTGGAAGCTCTTGAAAAGATTAAAGCAG AGCTGATGCTTATGGGATTTATATCCTTGCTCCTAACCGTACTACAAGGTCCTATCTCTGAAATTTGCATTTCAGAGAGTACTGCATCCACCTGGCACCCTTGCAACAAGAATCAGCACAAGAGTAAGACAGGAACAGATTCTAAAGATAATAATCGAAGACTTCTTCAGTTCTTAGATACTGGAGCAAGTACTAGACGTTATTTAGCAGCAAAATCCGGAAATAAATGTGATGAG GGTGAAGTAGCCTTTGTATCAGCATATGGGATTGACCAGCTCCACTATTTCATCTTTGTACTAGCAGTTGTTCATGTTCTCTACTGCATAATTACCTATATTTTGGGCAAAACCAAG ATGAGAAGGTGGAAGAGTTGGGAGAATGAGACAAAGACAATTGAGTATCAATACCATAATG ATCCAGAGAGGTTTAGGTTTGCAAGGGATACATCATTTGGAAAAAGACATTTGAAATTATGGAGTCGGTCGACAGTTTTCATTTGGATT TTGTGTTTCTTTAGACAATTCTTTGGATCAGTCACCAAGGTTGATTACCTGACACTGAGACATGGATTTATCATG GCACATTTGGCCCCTGGAAGTGAAACAAGATTTGACTTCCAAAAATACATAAACAGATCACTTGAAGATGACTTTAAAGTTGTGGTGGGGATCAG TCCAGTTTTATGGGTTATTGCATGTTTGATGATGCTAACCAGCACAAATG GTTGGTATGCTTATCTATGGTTACCATTTATCCCCTTAGTT ATAATCTTGGTGGTAGGGGCTAAGCTGCAAGTGATCATAACTAAAATGGGGCTAAGGTTTCAAGAGAGAGGAGATGTAGTTAAGGGTGCTCCTGTGGTTCAACCTGGCGATGACCTCTTCTGGTTCGGTCGCCCACGCCTCATTCTGTTCCTTATTCACTTGGTTCTCTTTCAG AATGCATTTCAGCTGGCTCTCTTTGCATGGAGCGTG TGGAAAATTGGATCTGGCTCTTGCTACCATGATCGCAAAGAAGATATTGCAATCAAAGTTACATTGGG GGTCATCATACAGGTTCTATGCAGTTACGTGACTCTGCCTTTGTATGCTCTAGTGACACAG ATGGGTTCTAGCATAAGACCAACCATCTTTAACGACCGAGTAGCAGCAGCACTCAAGAACTGGCACCATGACGCCAAGAAACATGCTAAACACAGCAAACATTCTGAGTCTCACACACCAATGTCAAGCAGGCCAGCAACTCCTACATACGGCATGTCGCCGGTCCATTTCTTGCATAACTACCGTAGCAGTACTGCTCCTGATAGCTTACAGAATTCTCCAAGAAATTATAACTATGACATGGATAATTGGGACCCTGAAGCACTAAATTCAGTACATAACGAGCTGCAAACTGATGAGTCTCCCGAGCACATTGAAAATCCTGAGGTTAGGTACGACAACACCGAAGTTGAAGAGCCAAATTCTAACTCAATAACGCAAGTGCGTCCAGCCCAACGTGAAATTGGTGTCAGCTTAAGAGAGTTCACATTCAAGAATTGA
- the LOC110659830 gene encoding ubiquitin-conjugating enzyme E2 20 isoform X3, with translation MDMRPNPTVDNSQQHQYQYQRHAIAAPSKQPAAPTKPVDISSVSQRLQKELMSLIMSGEDLGVSAFPEGECIFTWCGKIEGGKGTVYEGLSYKLSLHFPLDYPFKPPKVKFETNCFHPNVDQYGKICLDILQNLIQTVLSTAMLQNYGIIRKITRKWSTNSTMLDNYLGADLQNSYNR, from the exons ATGGACATGAGGCCAAATCCCACGGTCGATAACTCGCAGCAGCATCAGTATCAGTATCAGCGCCATGCAATTGCTGCTCCATCGAAGCAGCCCGCTGCTCCTACTAAACCGGTCGATATCTCCTCCGTTTCTCAAAG GTTACAGAAGGAATTGATGTCTCTCATT ATGAGTGGAGAAGATCTAGGTGTGTCAGCATTTCCTGAAGGCGAGTGCATTTTCACATGGTGTGGCAAAATTGAGGGTGGAAAGGGAACTGTGTATGAGGGTTTATCATACAAGCTTTCTTTGCATTTTCCTCTGGACTATCCCTTTAAACCACCAAAAGTCAAATTTGAGACAAATTGCTTTCATCCAAACGTTGATCAGTATGGCAAAATATGCCTAGACATACTCCAG AACCTAATCCAGACAGTCCTCTCAACAGCTATGCTGCAAAATTATGGAATAATAAGGAAG ATTACAAGAAAATGGTCCACAAACAGTACTATGCTGGATAATTATTTAGGAGCTGATCTGCAGAATTCTTATAACAGATAA
- the LOC110659830 gene encoding uncharacterized protein LOC110659830 isoform X2, whose product MDMRPNPTVDNSQQHQYQYQRHAIAAPSKQPAAPTKPVDISSVSQRLQKELMSLIMSGEDLGVSAFPEGECIFTWCGKIEGGKGTVYEGLSYKLSLHFPLDYPFKPPKVKFETNCFHPNVDQYGKICLDILQEKWSSAYDCRTILLSIQSLLGEPNPDSPLNSYAAKLWNNKEDYKKMVHKQYYAG is encoded by the exons ATGGACATGAGGCCAAATCCCACGGTCGATAACTCGCAGCAGCATCAGTATCAGTATCAGCGCCATGCAATTGCTGCTCCATCGAAGCAGCCCGCTGCTCCTACTAAACCGGTCGATATCTCCTCCGTTTCTCAAAG GTTACAGAAGGAATTGATGTCTCTCATT ATGAGTGGAGAAGATCTAGGTGTGTCAGCATTTCCTGAAGGCGAGTGCATTTTCACATGGTGTGGCAAAATTGAGGGTGGAAAGGGAACTGTGTATGAGGGTTTATCATACAAGCTTTCTTTGCATTTTCCTCTGGACTATCCCTTTAAACCACCAAAAGTCAAATTTGAGACAAATTGCTTTCATCCAAACGTTGATCAGTATGGCAAAATATGCCTAGACATACTCCAG GAGAAGTGGTCTTCAGCTTACGATTGCAGAACAATCCTTTTATCCATTCAGAGTCTATTGGGAG AACCTAATCCAGACAGTCCTCTCAACAGCTATGCTGCAAAATTATGGAATAATAAGGAAG ATTACAAGAAAATGGTCCACAAACAGTACTATGCTGGATAA